Within Aphelocoma coerulescens isolate FSJ_1873_10779 chromosome 18, UR_Acoe_1.0, whole genome shotgun sequence, the genomic segment ATATTCAGCCCTCGGCAGGGGGATTCAGATGGGATACTCAACAGAAATAGCCCAGCCCTTGCCAACCTCAGAGCTGACCCCTTGGTCCTACAGGGATCTTACTGTTACTGAGGATCagaaagttggggttttttcaaaaGTGTTTGAGTaaggaaaaatcagaattttcacTGACATTTGTAATTCCAGGTCCTGTATTCCTTGCAGATCTCTCCCAGAACCTCCCACTGCCTATGCACAGTCTCTCCAGTGCGGTTACATTATTTTTGAGCTGTCTGGATGCAGCCAGCTCCACAGGCCAGAGGGCAACTGCTAATGGGCTCTGCCCACTGAGCtattgctgctcagcagcagcccttGGCCTGAGGGTGACCTGTGCTCGCAcaccccccggggccagccagCACCTGACCCCTTGGTTTATGGTTCTTGTTCTGTGTGACTGAACATTCTTAATAATTCAGAACGGCTCCATGGCTCTGCTGTTCCCCCAGCACAGTTGCAAACTTTACAACCCCAAACACAACCTGTAAATAGATTTCCCTCTGGGGCAGAATCCAGCAGCTGTTCAACAACAGCCAACACCCCCCCAGAGCAGTTTAGCACCAGGACTAATGTGTGTCCTACCTCATTAAGCTGAGGCAATTCAGGCTGGAGACAAATTCTTGGCCCTGTGCTGGTAGAGCAGCACAAGAGCCCAGTACTGGGGGCATTAAGCACTCCTGGGGTTTAAAACCTGTGTTTTTCACAAGGGAGGAGAAACTGAGTTCCATAGAGCATAGTGGACATTGTCTATGGACATTGGGGTGCTGGAGTGACCCCAAAGAGGAGCAATTGAGGtaggaagggtctggagcaccaggagtggctgagggagctgggagagggactcagcctggagaaaagaaggctcaggggggaccttgtggctctgcacaactccctgacaggagagtGGAGAGAGGTGGGGtttgtctcttctcccaagtaacaagggataggacaagaggaaacagcctcaagttgtaccagtggaggtttagattggatatcaggaagaatttcttcccagaaaaggctgcccagccctggcacagctgccgagggcagtggtggagtccccatccctggagggatttaaaagccgtggagacgtggcacttggggacatggggcagtggaCTTGGCCAtgttgggttaatggttggactcaacgagttcagaggtcttttccaacctccaTGCTTCCATAACTCTATCctaaaagcagctttggggCAGGAACATTGTTTCCAACAACTTTTCTTCCAGAAAGAGGTGTTGGAGATTTTGGACACCTGTTCCCTTTGTGGAAAATGCCGGGAAAATAgggggcaggaggctgggggtCGAGGTCAGGCATGGGTCAGGTGTGGGTTGGACACGGAATGGGTGCGGGTCCGGCGGGGGTCGGGCGAGGTGAGGGCATGGGTTGGGCGTGGGttggacacgggatggacacagggCAGGCAAGGAACAGGCGCAGATCGGGCACAGGGAAAGGTGGGCATGACGTGGGCATGGGTCAGGCGTGGGTCAGATGCGGGATGGGTGCAGGATGGAGGCGGGATGGGCATGATGCTGACGCGGTGCGGGATGGACGCAGCTTGGACACGGGATGGGTGCGGGATGGATGCGGATGGAACACGGGATGGGTGCgggacagaggcgcagggcTGGGTGTGGGATGTTCCCGGGGCGGGTGTGGGTGGGACACAGATGGGACACGGGCTGAGTGCGGGATGGATGCGGATGGGACACGGGATGGGTGCGGGACAGGGGCGCAGGGCTGGGTGCGGGATGTTCCCGGGGCGGGATGGATGAGGATGGGACACGGGATGGGTGCGGGACAGAGATGCAGGGCTGGGTGCGGGATGTTCCCGGGGCGGGTGTGGGTGGGACACAGATGGGACACGGGCTGGGTGCGGGATGGATGCGGATGGGACACGGGATGGGTGCGGGACAGGGGCGCAGGGCTGGGTGCGGGATGTTCCCGGGGCGGGATGGATGCGGATGGGACACGGGATGGGTGCGGGACAGAGATGCAGGGCTGGGTGCGGGATGTTCCCGGGGCGGGTGGGACACAGATGGGACACGGGATGGGTGCGGGACAGAGATGCAGGGCTGGGTGCGGGATGTTCCTGGAGAGGGATGGATGCTGATGGGACACGGGCTGGGTGCGGGCCAGGGGCGGGCCGGCCGCAGGGCTGGTGCGGGCCGGTCCCGGGGCGGTGCGGGCCGGCGCTATCCCTTCAGCACCACGGCTGCTCCGGAGCCCGAGCGGGAGCGGCTCCGGCAGCGCTGGAAGGGAAAGCCCCGACATCCCCCGGAGCCAGCGGGATGAGCTCAATCCCCCGCCGTGCAGAgcgaaataaaaaaagaaaatgccctTCTCGGTTTAGGTTTCATATGGGCTTGTGCTGGAAAACAAATTAACCTaagaggatttggggaattCGAGCCGGGAACAGAGGACAAGGTGGAAGTGTCTGAGTTTTGAAAATGTGCCCAAGGCCCCGAGTGGCAAATCCTTTTGCTGAATGCTCTTGCTAAGCCCTTTCATCAGCACTGAACGAACAGAGAGAAAAGgtgcttttttttgctttgagttAGCAGAAAAGATTAGCTGCAAACTGTTTTCAGTAAAATACTGGTTGTGCTTTCTCCTCTTCTcaaaaaatgtttctgctcataGAATTTTATCAGAAGAAAACTTAGAAGCCACACAATCTGTGGATCTGAACTGGTAATTTAGATTAAACTGTCATTTGGGTTAATGAAGGTTAGAATTAATTTGTCCAATACACATCTCTGTAacattaataattaatttttgtttcatataaccatggaatgctttggtttggaagggaccttgaagctcATCCCATGGAGAGAGGGAATTTCTAAACTCTGGTGGAAAAGTTTGCTTAAAGGACTGGATTTCTCTTCCTCCAATAGTTCGTCATTTACTTTTGGCAACTTTCAAGTCTTTGTGCTGAACAAAGCAAAGAATTGTGCAGAGCAGattaagaatttttaaaaaatctccaTCAAGAAGAGTCGAGAAACAGGAGCAGGAAAATGTTCTTGACAAAGCACCCTCACATCATGTGCACAACACCTCAACGTTTCATGTGCTACCATCCCATCTTCCTGCACCTTAAACCCCTTAATTTTTAAGATCTCTAAGTGATGTTTCAGTGATAGACCAGTGTTGTGTATTCTGTACATTGCAGTGGCTTTCAAAACGTGTGAAATAATCTCTGCATCAACAGcttgtattttatttactttgcaTTTCAAAATGCAAGAATAATAAAATGCTTTGTTGGTTCAGTGGTGGGATCTGACTCGGGTTAACAAAGGAAGTGCTGTAAGAGCCTCAGGTGCCCTTCCTGAACTCTCCCAACAATCACCATCTCTTCACCAGGGCGTTATCAGCCACAGCCTGTCCTGGTTCCACAGCTGTAAAAGCAGACAGACACAGCCCAGACTGCACAACCCTTCcctaaattttaattttcctgctttctaTCACCCCAGCGATTTCTTGGGTGCTTCACCCTCGGATCAAGCGAGGAGTGTTCCTTGCTCTGGGATTCCTGCAGGGATTTTTTGGCAGAGCTCGGAGCTCCTGTGCAGCTctgacagcactgccagcagaggGGGAGAGTCAGAGACACAGAGCTGTGATTTCATCCCACATCCTCCGAACTCAGTGGGAATATCCTCaataaaaaggaggaaaaacttcCCACCAGAGATGCTGCTGTGATATTTTCCCCAATCCTTTTTTTCTAGCTCCCATCCACAACCCCAGCTTCCCTTGCTGTTTGTTCTAAAGCATTTATCACTTTTGctgaacaatttaaaaaaaaccctgcaaaagGCCACATCTGACCTCAGGAATCCTGATGAAGATGGGAAAAACCCTCCTGGAGCAGAACGAAAAGGCTCTGAGCAGCTTtgagcagaggctgctgcctgccagccCTCGTGGCCCTGATAAATCTGCATTTGATCGTGAGCTCTAAGTCCTTAAGCACATTGTAGAAATGGGGCAAATCCTCTTTGGGAATTTACTgacttaaaaaaatgaaaagcaacataattccatttattttaaCATTATTAGGTGCCGGAAAAGAAACCCTGATCGTATCATGGGATGTATTTCTGTTATGATCAGTGCATTTTTACACTTCAGTGCTGGGACACAAAGGAGTTTTTTGCTGTGGGAAATAAGAagaaataagaataagaattcCTGGAGTGAGGAATAAAAAGCAGTTCCTACTTTGCTatcttttccccaagaaaatcgAAGCTATTCGTTGTCAGGATATTGGCACCGAGCTTGGATGGGGCAGTGGTGCTGGAAAACGaggttttcctgcctttttttcctgtctctgaaGCAGAATAAGGTGAAATCCAATGTGTCCTATCCTTCAGTATCAGCAGAATGGGTTTGGGACTGGCTttccaaaaaaccaacccaaaaaatcccaaataccCAActaaaccccaaccaaccaatgAACCAAAACCCCTCCATAGCTCCAGGTCCTGCTGCACTGGGAATTTTGCTGCTGGCTCTCACACCAGCAGAGCCAGAAGTTAACTCAGGCACAAGGAGCTTGTCTGCTTTTGCTGCAGGCAAAATAGAATCGGGCCACCTCTCCTTTCCCACCTTTTTCTCCAGAAGATCCCTCTAGGAAGCTCCTTTTCCACTTTTTTGCCTTGACCACTTCAGCTCTGAAGCCGAGATGAGGCGGCTGGGCTGGCCTAAGGGATTGTCCAGGAGGAAGCCATGAACTCGTCCCTGTCCCTTCCTGGGGTGCGTTTGCTCTCCCCAGCAGGCAGAGCGTCCTCTCCTGAGAATTCCAGTTCTCCCTGCTCCATTGGCTCCCTGGCTCCCTGACAAGATCTGGCTCTTCAAagctctccttccccttctgaTGCCATCACATTTGCATTTCGTGGCACCCAGAACAAGCCCGGCAAATTCCTTTAAAGTCCAATTTGTGCTTTGTAGAATTGccagactggggaaaaaaactgctCAGGAAATGGAGAAATCTGTGGGCTCTTAACAAACTTTAAACTCCTGATAAAAACGATGACAAATTCATCCTCTGCTGACCCAGGTCACCTTTGAACAGACACAAGGTTCTTTGGCAACTTGCCAATCCCCCCATTCTTTCAGAGCCCAGGTTTGtgttctttctgctttctttgcttGTTTATCTCTTAATCTTTGGGTGAATTGCAGCATCTGAATCTGGCCATTGTAGAAACAGGTTCAGAGCTTCCCAGCTGACTTCTCACTTAATTCATAGCCAAGGTTCCCATTTCCTGGAATCAGGCaactctgcatttattttttctgtgttttgattTAGAATTTCAGGGTCACTTGGACCTGTGCTGACAATATTCCAATAAATACTAATTTATGCCACCAAGAATCCCATTCATTCCAGGATTTTCCAGCGGGGGAGTAATGACTGAAGTATCCATTGGCCACATTATCATCCCTTGCTAAAGGTGCCTTGATCCCTTAAATAAGCAGCTGGGTCTGAACACAGAATATCAACGTTTTCCTCACCAGGCAGAGGCACAGAGAGGAGGCTGCACCCAGCTGTCCCTAAGGCTGAGATGTTCTCTGCCTACATGGGGACACACCTGTCCTACAGGATTTACTCCCGGAGCAAAATGGTattgggagcagcaggagacagGAAAGATTTGGTTCTTTTACTGGTTTTTCAAAGCCCTATTTCTATTAAAATGTTGTGGGTTTTGGAAATACATAGTATTTGTCAAATAGGCAATTACACAACACAACTGTCAGCTACTTTTTGGGTGTCTTTAAGTACCTGTTTAAACTTTCCCTCTCAGTCATCATCCCACTTTCCTTCTGTGCTCTACTTCAGCTAAAGTTCCATTCTATTATTTTCCGTGTCAATTTATGTCGcagcaaatgggaaaaaagtttgACCAAGTGAATCCTTCCCTCTGCAGACCCGTTTTGAGCCACCACATAGCACACACATGTGAAACATTATTTAAAAACGAATATtcatgatttaaaaacaaatactcACAGCTTAAAACCAAGTGTTCCCACCATATTGACACAGCAACCAGAACAAACGTGAGATGAGTGTCCCTGTCCTCTCTGCGCTGTGCTGAGGGAATTTGCCTCAGCAAGAACTTTTCTACTAGAATTCACTTTACCCAAGAGCAGAGAGAGAATCAAAGGTGCAGGATGAATGCAAATGGTGCAGCTGGAATTGGTGAGCTCAGTGAAAGGACTGCtgtaaatacagatttttctctGGTGCAGTCCTGCCTCTCcacaaggagaaaaaaccaCAGACCTGGACAGACTTGAGCATAAAACATgagaatataaaaattattaggagagcaaaaaaaaacaattacagAACAAGGCTGTTGGTGTGGagaaaaaagcaatggaaaacagggaataaaTAAATTCACAGCGCACACCCTTTAACTGTGGGTACAGACACTTCCGTTTGGGTCAGATTAGGATGAAATCAGCTGGATGTGTGCAGTGATTGAATTGAAAAAGACACAGTTAAGCAAAGCTGGCTTCTGCCGGGCTGTTCTGCCCCAAGAGAAGAGCAGAAACCAGGAATGTGCAGCTGCTTTGCCCTGTGCAGGAGTGGAAAGGACACAAAAGGAGCTTTACCTTTGCTAGGGCTGCCACGAGGAAGTTCTTTGAAGGTTCCTTCGTGTCTCACTGCCAGCAGCTCCGCAACTGTGCAGAAAAACAGGGGCTGGGTTAATAATAAAGAAAGGCACGAGCTGTAAACTCCAAAGAGTCCGGTTAAACATTGACTCCAGTCCTTGGGAGCAAGCTCAGAGGGTCTGCCCGGCTGCCTGCGGCATCTTGAGGAAGGGAACGTCCAGCCTGGAGCTCAGCAGCCTCCTCCCAGCTGGGACACtcagagcagggagctggggccACCCTGCACATCCAGGTGAGGCTTTCGAAGGCAAGAAGCAGGGAATTCTCCCAAGTAATAGAAGGCCTTCACCATTCAAATGGTACTGCAAATATTTACCCATGGGACTGGGTTTGGAGCTACCTGCTGATAGACAACTTGAGAATAAACAGGTTCAGATTTCTTGTGCAAtcccattttatttattttttcctataaaAAGTCTTCTGTTTCTAGATTAGCATGAGGTTAAGGGAAGGACTTCCAGCCTACACAAGAAGTGCAATCTCCTTTTCTGTTGAAGTCACGGACCCTGTCCTTTTCTGTGCTGAGGGAATTTGCCTCAGCAAGAAGTTTCCTTCTAGAATTCACTTTACCCAAGGGCAGAGAGAACAAAAATCAAAGGTGCAGGATGAATGCAAATGGtacagctgggctgggtgagCTCAGTGAAAGGACTGATGTAAATACACAACTTCCCAGAgttcctggccctccacagggAGGAAAAGACACCTGGAAAAAGGTGAGGGTGGAGCACAACCCTCATCCCTACACAGGAGGTCTGCAGCCTTGTGGCCTTTCAGAAGGGTTTTAGCTCCTACTTTTCCCTTCTCACATCACATTCAGGCTGTTTATTGACGATTAAAGCAGGCACTGAAAGATGAATTTAAACCATTCGGATTTCTGAGTATGATTTGTGCAACCCCTGCACAGAGACCATGTCTGGATCTTGGATATGAAATGAGAAGAGAAACCCAAATCTAAAGGACGAGACAGGAATGAGCTGGTCTGAGGTGAAATGTGTCTAAATTCAAGGTGGGTTTGTATTTAGGTAAAAGAGGCAGCTTTGATGCTTTTCAGGCCAGCTCAgctctccagccctgccctgcagcgAGGCAccagctctgacccaggagagAGGAGCACAACTCCCCggagctgcacagctcaggGGAAAATGCCCTTTTTTGTCTGCTCTGGTGCCACTCTGCACTCGGGGAGGTGTCACCAGTCTCTGCCTGGGCATTTGCACAGCCCCAGATACTCTGGAAATCCAGCCCCACTTTGGTCGTTCTGTAATACAAATTAATAACAATAACTAGACTTGACTGCTTGACAAAAAGCAAATAGCTCAGAAAAAGCTGTCTTAAATCTTTCTATCCCACTTCcccagaccaaaaaaaaatctacaaatgttatttcttttgGCAGCTGAAACCTAATCCTACCTTGGTTAACATAACAGAGAGAACAGGAAGCACTGCGAAGGAATTTTTCATTCCCTGGGACGTCTTTGATCCCACTCCCCTCCCTTTTCCTATCAGGTAATTTTCAAATCTCGATGTTTCCACTTAGTCTACGGATCTTCTTGTTTTGTCTACTCCGGGCAGGCCTTATTTAACTTCCATTTCAGGGATGAAAAACTGCTCTGCGTTGAGACTTTGCTGTTGTGTAAGCCGGAACCTGAGAACTCCAGAATCCAGGAGGGAATCCGGCTGAAATTCGCAGCCCTGGCTGGTGGAAAACCAATCATGGCTTTGCTTTAGCACAGGCAAGAGGCATTCCAACATCACAGAAACCCTGAACAAACCCTTTAAGCATTTTCTCCTGGAGCCACCACTTTTTGTCACTTAGTTCCACTCCCTGACATATGGAGGGAATTTTTTCACCGTTCTCCATCTCGATTTGTGCCCATCTAAAATGTGCCAAGCTCCAAACAAGTTAATGACTGATTAACATCTGGGGTTCTGGAGGAATTTGTTGACCCTTTTTCCAGTTCCACACAGAATTCAAGGCTGCATCTATGCTTTGGACAATAAAAAAATTCGTAATTAAAATATTGATGACCTTGGAAGGGCTTAATTACCACAGTGCAGCCTCCTGCTTGTAGCCAAGACAAGTCTGGAGCACTCTGAAACAGGAGAGGACATAACAATCATAAAATTATTATCTTGGAGCAGGTAACACAACAGAGGGATAAAATGCACATCTGAAagaattcagtatttctgtGCAAGTGAAAATATTGATACCTTGATTTTTACTATTTATACTCCTCATCTACACTTTTGCTGTTGTAGTTTCACTTTTCTTGCAGAGCTCCAGGCAATAGAATCTAGAGGATCATTGGAAAATAGGGGTAAAAAGGCATCTACAAGAGAAACTTTTGCAAACTGTGAATGtcaggaatggggcaggaacCTCTTTACAAACATTCCACGATGGGAATTCCACAGGCAAACTGCACATCACTTTATCGATTTTATTAAGAAGCTTTTCCTGGCAATTACACTGAGTTTCTCCCTTTGCAGTTTAAGTCAGTTGCTTCTTCTCGAGTACTTTCTTCACTCCAACATTTCCGTGAACAtcttgcagctgctcctggtcaAAGACACAACAGTGACAGATTTATCTGCAAAAGAGAGAACATCTGTCCCATGTCTGATGGAAAACGTCCCCTGCCCTCTGCCTCAGTGCTCCAACAATACCTGTTCCCAGGGAGGATTTAGctcttgattaaaaaaatacttcacaGTCCCAAAATTCTGTGAATCCCACCCCACAGTAAGGaaaaagtgttcaaaaaacgTGGATGTGGCACCAAGATTTAGTGGTGAACTTGGTGGTGGTGGGGCTGGGTTGAAGGTCGGACGtggtgatcttaaaggtctttttcaaatttaatgattccaggattctgtgaaaaCTTAATCTCATTTTGTGGCTAGCAAGCCAATGATTTCAACCAGTAGAATTCTACCTCACTCAAgattaagaaagaaattaaataaaatacaatccAACAGGAAAGTTTCAATGAGCAATTTTTTACTCACGTATACCCAAATCCTGGTTCCAGGAAACTGCTGCTGATAGTCCTCAATGGAGTAGCAGGAGTTATAGCCATAATTTCTTGAACCTCCcactacatttttatttttaaaaaaatttctagCTCATAATATTCCTCTcaagcacagggtgggattcttggggttgttctgtgcagggccaggagctggactcgatgatccttgtgaatcccttccaactcaggattttccatgattctgtgatccctcACACTGTGCGTGCTCCCAGCTTTCTGCTGGAATGACTGACATTGGTTTTCTtgggaataacaaagaaataTTACTTGCACTGAATAGTGCATGATAACCAACAGTGGTTCTGTCACCCATGCCTTCATTCCTTTATTCCCTTTATCCCTTTATTCCCTTTATCCTTTTATTCCCTTTAGCCCTTTATTCCAGGCTATAACTGGAAGCCACTGGAACAGAGGAATTCCTTACCTGATTCCCACTCCTGACTGCAGCACTGGAGACAGACTCCAACCTTTTAtgtccttttcctcctctcctttttctcctttactCAAAGATGGCcaatttttctccttccttctcttcccttccagTTACAGTAAAAGCCACAAGAACTGACTAGATGGCAGAGCAGATGGAGAAATTCCCTCCTTTTTCTGACTGTAACTTGTGAAAATCCAGGAATGCTTCCATTGTTGCCCTGTGTTATAATAACCTGCCCAAGATGAAGGTGGATTCGGGGTCATTATTGACTGCACTGCTGCTGAAACAAGGACATTGCTCTGAGCTGCATTTACAAAATGTCTATCCACTGCTCTGCATTCTGCTTCCAGCTGTTtacagctcccagtgcctggagcaaACAGCTGGGAAGGACTTTGGGACTCAGTGGCACTCTCAGAACTCGGTGgcacccccagggctcagtggcACTGTCAGGGTCAGTGGCACTGTCAGGGTCAGTGGCACTGTACCATCAGCCAATGGCAATAGTGTGGGGTTTATCTGATAGCAAATtcgagagagagagaaatagaaaataggTGAGGGCACAGAAAGAGGGTGACAGGGATGGAATAAGGACAATATCACCACTCTGTGGGTCCCAGTGATGTTCTGTTGATCCTCTGcagctggtcttcttggtggtgaaggtTCTCCCGAAAAGCATGGAATAGTCCAAAGTCCCAGTCAGGTATCTTCAgagaggcttctttggttgtagcttctttacaGAGTTTTTGTAACAATGGGCAGAACTTTTTTATATCAATGTTTGAGGCAGGAACTGCTTCAGTCTGACACCGACTGTGCCTGGAGTGAGCAGGACAAAGGCATCGATGGGGGTTGGGTGTCACCTGGGAGACTCCAGaggggctgtgcctggagggtggatgtgccccagccctggagtgTGGGGGGGATGGGCTGTGCCTGGAGGGTGGatgtgccccagccctggagtgtgggatgggatgggctgtgcctggagggtggatgtgccccagccctggagtgtgggatgggatgggctgtgcctggagggtggatgtgccccagccctggagtgtgggatgggggatgggctgtgcctggaggatggatgtgccccagccctggagtgtgggatgggctgtgcctggaggaTGGATGTGCCCCAGCCCTGAAGTGTGGGATGGGCTGTGCCTGGAGGGTGGatgtgccccagccctggagtgtgggatgggctgtgcctggaggaTGGATGTGCCCCAGCCCTGAAGTGTGGGATGGGCTGTGCCTGGAGGGTGGatgtgccccagccctggagtgTGGGGGGGAtgggctgtgcctggaggatggatgtgccccagccctggagtgtgggatgggctgtgcctggagggtggatgtgccccagccctggagtgTGGGGGGGATGGGCTGTGCTTGGAGGGTGgatgtgccccatccctggagtgtggggtgggggatgggctgtgcctggaggaTGGATGTGCCCCAGCCCTGAAGTGTCCCTTTGTCCATGGGAAAGGGACCTGCAGAGGCTGGAACCTCTCGGTGCCCTGTGTGGGTGACTTGTGCCTCATCAAGGACACCTTGGGTTCCTCCCCACTCATCCATCAGGACAGAAAAAAGAGTTACAGCCCTCAGCTTCCACGGTTTCGGGATGTAGCAGAGGAAGGATGGGCTGAACTCGCTGCAAACTGAGCAAATTAGATGGAGATCCACaactcctctttttttccacattaaaGGGTCCATTTGCCATCACCTTAGAACAATTCCCTCCTGTTCTCACCAGTTCTCTCCTTGGGTTTTTGAGGCTGTGAGAGAAAGGGAGATCAGAAAAAAGAAGTGGcagttttttgttatttttaagtgAAGGAATAAGCTTGGAAAACATGACCCCTCACTCCCTTTGTATCTGAGCATCTCCAGGACCATCAGATCCTTCTCATGCACAGGACCCCTGTCCTGCAGGTCCTGGTGTTCCATGGGATATTGCCTATATCCTTCCGTGTTTCTGGGATTTAAGAGAGCACAACTGACAGGAAAAAGAATTTTAGAAGGTCAttggggaaaaacaaacaatcaaAACCACCTCGGCAGGACTCTACAGATAATAAAACCTAATGattttttatttccaatttAATCTTTGCGCTTTCTTATGGAAAGAGTTTATTTTGGGGTGACAGCtcttcattaaataaaaaaaaggaacaattaATGGAACAAAACCGGAATGCCAAACCGTGCTGCATTGTCAGATCCTTTTATGCAACTCTTCCAGTAGCCCTAATGAGCTGTAGGCCTGTGTTTTCCTGCCTGTGTGCCTTCCTGGCTTTCAAAGTGCCAGGATAGGAATTGTTATTTTGAAAAGCAACACAATAAAATTTTATTAGACAGAGCAGGCTGGTTCTGTCCTGGGCTGGCCCAATGGCAGCGCTGGCCGGAGGAAGCCCCAGGCCAAGCACAATAAGGAGAGAAGCTCTGGAATGTGACACTGGCATTTGTCTCCGATGGATTCCTCACCTTGGAAGGAAGACCTCACTCCGCAGGAAACTCTTTCTTCTCGTTCATTGACAGCTGCAAAATAAGAGAATTGTTCATCCATCAGTTGTTGTGAAGACAAAAATAGCTTGGAACCCCACCAAGAGCCCCTTGGCagcccaggagagctccccTCGCTGCTGCCCTGGACTCTGGGCTGCACTTTTGGATGCTTTGGTTAAACTT encodes:
- the LOC138120041 gene encoding uncharacterized protein; its protein translation is MSGEEPKVSLMRHKSPTQGTERFQPLQVPFPWTKGHFRAGAHPSSRHSPSPTPHSRDGAHPPSKHSPSPPHSRAGAHPPSRHSPSHTPGLGHIHPPGTAHPPHTPGLGHIHPPGTAHPTLQGWGTSILQAQPIPHSRAGAHPPSRHSPSHTSGLGHIHPPGTAHPTLQGWGTSILQAQPIPHPTLQGWGTSTLQAQPIPSHTPGLGHIHPPGTAHPIPHSRAGAHPPSRHSPSPPHSRAGAHPPSRHSPSGVSQVTPNPHRCLCPAHSRHSRCQTEAVPASNIDIKKFCPLLQKLCKEATTKEASLKIPDWDFGLFHAFRENLHHQEDQLQRINRTSLGPTEW